The sequence CGCCGAGGCGATCATTGCGAATCGCATCCCTGACCTGCTCCATTAAATTGAGCAAGAAATGGAGGTTATGATGCGTCGTCAAGCGGATACCAAACGTCTCCTCTGTCCGGATTAAGTGATGGATATACGCTCGACTATAATTTTTGCAGGCATAACAATCACAGTTCTTATCCAGTGGACCGAAATCATTTTTATATTTCGCATTGCGGACTACTAAACGTCCTTCACTCGTCATCAATGTGCCGTTCCGTGCAATACGTGTTGGCAATACACAGTCAAACATATCAATCCCACGAATCGCACCGTCAATGAGTGAATCAGGTGAACCGACACCCATTAAGTAACGCGGCTTATCTGCCGGCAACAGCGGCGTCGTATACTCCAGAACGCGGTTCATAATATCCTTCGGCTCACCAACAGATAATCCACCAATCGCATAGCCTGGGAAATCAAGTGCGACAAGATCCTTCGCACTCTGCTTACGTAATTCCTCAAACTCGCCTCCTTGGACAATGCCAAATAACGCTTGTTCATCAGGACGCGCATGAGCTGCTAAACAACGTGCCGCCCATCTCGATGTACGCTCAACACTTGCCTTCATATACTCATACGTTGCTGGGAATGGTGGACATTCATCAAACGCCATCATAATATCCGGCCCGAGTGCATTCTGGATTTCCATCGCCTTTTCGGGACTAAGAAACAGCTTGCTGCCGTTCAAATGATGTCTAAAATGAACACCTTCCTCTTCAATCTTGCGAAATTTGCTCAGTGAAAAAACTTGGAAACCGCCTGAATCAGTTAAAATAGGTCTGTCCCAATTCATGAATTTATGCAAGCCGCCCGCTTCTTTAATAATTTCATGGCCTGGACGAAGCCATAAATGATACGTGTTGCTTAAAATAATGCCCGCACCAATGTCTTTTAATTCCTCTGGTGACATCGTCTTAACCGTTGCCTGTGTACCGACTGGCATGAATGCCGGTGTTTCAAAGGACCCATGTGGCGTATGGACAATACCTAGACGCGCCCCCGTCTGTTTACAAGTTTTAATATGTTCATAAGTGATCGCTGCCATTACTGTAATTCCTTCCTTTGTGACGGTTTGATGAACATTGCATCTCCAAAGCTGAAGAAGCGATACTTTTCCTCAACCGCCTGTTGATATGCTGCGAGAATATGCTCCCGCGTTGCCAATGCCGAAATCAACATAATGAGTGTCGATTTCGGTAAATGGAAGTTGGTCAATAGTCCATCGACAATACTAAATGTGTAGCCCGGATAGATGAAAATTGATGTCCAGCCACTGCTAGCAATGATTTTACCATCATTTGCCGAAGCAATCGTCTCCAACGTTCGAGACGAAGTAGTTCCAACGGCAATGACACGACCACCGCGTGCTTTCGCTCCGTTAATAGCATCTGCTGTTTCTTGTGTCACCTGATAATATTCAGCATGCATCGTATGTCCTTCAATTGTATCGACACTGACTGGACGGAATGTGCCTAATCCCACATGTAAGGTGACAAAGGCAATGTCCACGCCTTTCGCGCGTATGCTCTCCAAAATGTCATCCGTAAAATGCAGCCCCGCTGTTGGTGCTGCTGCTGAACCGCGCTCTTTCGCAAAGACTGTCTGATACCGTGCCTGATCATCTAGTGTTTCTGTAATATACGGCGGTAACGGCATTTGCCCAAGTGCATCTAGAATTTCATAAAAAATCCCAGCATAGATGAATTTGAACGTCCGTCCTCCTTGCGCCTGTAAGCCTGTACACTCCGCCTTCAAGCGTCCATCACCAAACGTGACAACCGTTCCCAATTTCACACGCTTCGCCGGCTTAACAAGCGTCTCCCACTCATCAGCCCCTGTTTCTTTCAATAACAGTACTTCAATTGTAGCACCCGTGTCCTCTTTCACACCCATCAGACGTGCTGGCAAAACACGTGTATCATTTAATACGACAATATCACCGGCCTCAAGCTCATCCAATAAGTCAGGAAATTGACGATGATCTACTTGTCCTGTCGTTTTATCAAGCACCATCAACCGACTTGCCGTGCGATCGACTAGCGGCGTCTGTGCAATTAGCTGTTCTGGTAAATCAAAATCAAAATCATTGACATCCATCGTCTATATTATCTCCCTTTATTATCAAATTACTGTTCATGATGCTCTGGAACTACATAACCAAAATGGTCATAGGCTAAACGCGTCGCCACTCGTCCACGCGGCGTCCGTTGGATAAAACCAATCTGTAACAAATACGGTTCGTAAACATCCTCAATCGTCACGGATTCCTCACCAATACTTGCGGAAATCGTATCAATACCAACAGGACCACCACGAAAGCGCTCAATCATGCCTGTCAACAATTTATGGTCGATATGATCCAAACCATGCGAATCCACTTGTAGCATTTCAAGTGCTTGCTGTGCGGTACTAACCGTAATATTACCATTGCCCCTCACTTGCGCAAAATCACGCACACGACGCAACAAGCGATTGGCGATACGCGGGGTCCCCCTTGAACGACGCGCAATTTCCACCGCAGCCTGTTCATCAATCGCTACCTCAAAAAGACCTGCACTACGCACAACAATTTCCTTCAGTGGCTCCACTTCATAAAACTCAAGGCGTAGCGGCACGCCAAAACGGTCCCGTAAAGGCGCCGACAAGGCACCTGCACGCGTCGTCGCTCCAATTAGTGTAAAGGGTGGTAAATCCAAGCGAATCGACCGAGCAGAAGGTCCTTTCCCTACAACAATATCGAGACAAAAGTCTTCCATGGCAGGATACAACACCTCTTCAATCGCCCGATTCAGCCTGTGTATTTCGTCTATAAATAACACATCACCTGGCTCAAGCGAAGAAACAACCGCCGCTAAATCACCAGGGCGTTCAATTGCCGGACCACTCGTCATACGAATGTTGACATCCATTTCATTGGCAATGACGCTAGCTAGCGTCGTCTTACCAAGCCCCGGAGGTCCATACAATAACACATGATCCAAGCTCTCACTGCGCCCTCTTGCTGCCTCGATGAAAACACCTAAATTATCCTTCACTTTTTCCTGCCCGATATACTGGCTAAGAAACTGTGGTCTTAGCGATTGTTCAAAGCGCTCATCAAAATTGGATGCTTCCCCCGAAATGACCCGTTCTTCCATCGTCCGCCCCCCTTTCCAGCTTATCCTTACTCGAAGTAAGGATTCAGTTCCATCCTTACCCAGTAAGGATATATTACTGTTTCAACAATAACTTCAAAGCCAATTTCATATAACCTTCAGTATCATGCTCTTCATTTTCCAATTTCGGCTTCACTTTCGTTAATTCACGCTGTGAATAGCCAAGTGCTTCCAGCGCCAAAATCGCTTCATCCAACGCACCATTATCCGCCATCGTCAGCAGTGTCACATCGTCGTCTGGCATTTCCATTTCGCTGAATAAATCGAACAGCTTGCCTTTCAAATCTAGAATCATCTGACGCGCCGTCTTTTTACCAACGCCCGGGAACTGAACCAAAAACGTCTCATCTTCCCGTTCAATCGCACCAATTACTTGAGAAGGAATACCGCTTGCAAGAATAGCCAAAGCCCCTTTCGGACCAATACCCGAAACCGTAATCAGCTTTTTAAACAATTCACGTTGCTCCAATGACTTAAAGCCCAGCAATAACTGAATATCTTCACGGACATGCAAATAAGTAAACACTTGCTGAATATCATCTGTCTTATGAAACGCATACGGATTCGGCGTCATAATGAGCCAACCAATGCCACCTTGTTCCAACGTAATGTACTCCGGCGTCACACGCGTAATCTGCCCTTTTATGTAGTCGTACATCCTATCTGCCCCCTATATGGTCAGAACTGATTATACCATACGAACGCATTTTCTACATTCGTTAACTGCTATCACAGTCAAACCGGAATCGTAATCAGAAAAGTTGTCCCTTTCCCTACTTTACTTTCTACATCAATCGTCCCTTTCACATTACAAATGGTACTGTAAACCATTAACATACCAAGACCCGTTCCTTCTTTTTTGGTGGAATAATAAGGTTTCCCTAGTTGTGCAATTTCTTCACAGGACATACCTACTCCCCTATCTTTAATTTTAATAATAATATTATTCTTGTGTTCCACAACATCTATCGACAGCGTCCCACCAGTGTCTTTCATCGCTTCAATCCCATTTTTAAATAAATTGATAAAACACTGCTGCATTTGATTTTCATCATATTTCTTCTTCAATGAATTTGTAAAATGAACTTGTATATCTACTTGATTCATCTTGGCATAGGGTTTCATAATATTTTCTACATAGGTGATTTCATCTTTGAAACTGGCATAAACCATATGTGCTGATTGGGGTTTTGAAAAAGTCAAAAAATCACTAACAATCTTTTCTGCCCGTTCCAATTCTTTTAATGAAAACTCAATATAGCCCTTTTCGTCAGCTGTAATCGTTTTGGAACCCTTTAAAAGTTGTAAAAATCCATTCGTGACCGTCAATGGATTTCTTATTTCATGGGCAATACTTGCTGACAAATCACCAATATCCTTTAGTCTTTCCGACCGAAAATAAAGTTCACGGGTCTTCACATTAAAGATAACCTTTTCTATTAAAGACATAATAATGGAAACGACGATGATATGTATGACTAACGCATAGACGGTTAATGTCCAAAACTCACTTGTTAAATTGGGATAATGAAAGCCCAACGTAATAAAGTAAAATACCGTCACCAGAAAAGTGACAACGACTGCATAGATCATTCTACTTTTCCCGTTTTGTTGTATAAACCTTCTACTCAACAATGGCACAACAATAAAAATAACCGTTGAGAAAATGAGCGAGTGATAAATCCCTTCCCCTCCAATAAAAAACCGATAACTATTAAGTACGAGGTACAGGGGCAAAACCATTTTGTAGCCACCAAAAAGTGCGGCGATTATAAATGGAATGTACCTTAAATCAAAAATAAACCCCGTTTCCAATGTAAATGGGAAGGCCATACAAAAAATAAGTACGACAGACGAAATAGAAATAAGTATATATTCATTACTTTTCGTTAATCTATTTTCAAAAAATATGACCGCTATTAAAACCGGAAAAAGTAAAAATAGGACATTTAACAATAATGTTTCAATCAAGCCAAACTTCCTTCCTATGACACTTATTGCACAACCTAATACGTATATATATATATCAATCCCTTTAGAATTGTACACTATTTTCCGATGTAAGATGTAAGTTTTTTTCATTATATCTCTATCAAATTAAATACCCACCACTGAAGAGTGTATACCATAAACATACTATAATCACACGGTTCAATCAATGACGCTTCTGATTCCTCTGGTAGCAGAAAATCATAGATTATATGGCTATTGTGCAAGTACCAATTCTCTATATCTCACCACACCAATATTTGTGAATGTGTTACACTATACCAATAATTGATTATCCAGTTGTTCAACAATACGGTCAGATTTTGAAATAAGATAACTAGACTTTTAAATATTTAATTGTAGATAAATGTTCATCTTAAATAAAAATATAATGGGGGTATAATTATGTGGTTAATATTTGGACTAATTGCTATAGTAGCAACTTTTATAAATCTTTATATGTACGGAACAGGCAAAGATTATAAATTGGCAATGGCAATGGGGTTATCATTTACAGCACTAACACTTGTTGCAGATTACAGTATGGTGTCCGATTGGGTAAAGGCGGAAGATTGGTCTGCTTTATTAGATGTAGTGCCTACGATGGCAATAGCGTTTTGGGTTTTGACGATTATATCGATTTTATTAAATATAACTCCTATACTTTTAGAGCTAAAAAACAAAAAATAATTACTTATTAATGTGCAATTGCGGCATAAGAACAGGACTTGTGAATGATTAAACTTCATATTGCAAGTCCTTAAAAGGCCAAATTGTTTTTTTATAACCGTTAATTGTACGATGTGAAAAGTTTTGAACTTCGATATGATACAAATATTCTTCTAACAACAAAAAAGACACCCCCCTAATAAGATTGTTTTTCAACAATACTTGTAAGGAAATGTCTTCAATTAAATGTCATAAGTAAAAGGTTCGTTTTTAACATATATATCGTAATAAAACTACAATCTCACGTTGAAAAACTAACTTAGAACCTCTTCAAACCCTTGGTATATCAACGTTTCCAGTTTCAACTGTTACTCCGCCGCATTATGGTAGATGTCCTGCACGTCATCGTCATCTTCCAGTGCTTCGAGCATCTTGTCAAACAACTCTTCATTATCAGCAGAAAGCTCCGTATACATGGATGGAATCATCTCGATTTCCGCTGAAATAAAGACAATACCTTCTGCTTCCAGTGCTTCTTTCACCGTTAAAAAATCAGACGGCTGTGTGACAATTTCAAAGCCTTCTTCTGTCGATTCGATATCATCCGCACCTGCTTCAAGTGCCGCCATCATCACTGTATCTTCATCGGTGCTATCTGTCCGTTCAATGAAAAGACGTCCTTTGCGGTCAAACATGTAACCGACTGAACCACTTTCTCCAAGACTGCCGCCGTTTTTATTAAACGCGACACGTACATTTGGAGCCGTTCGGTTACGGTTTTCTGTCAGACAGTACACAAGTACAGCGACTCCGCCTGGGCCGTAACCTTCATAGATCACTTCTTCGTAGTTCTCATCGGCACCAGCACCTGTCGCCTTATCAATCGCCCGTTTAATAACGTCATTCGGAACGTTCACACTTTTCGCCTTTTCAATCGCTAGACGAAGTGCAGCATTCAATGCAACGTCCGGTCCGCCCGATTTTGCAGCTACAAAGATTTCCTTGGACATCTTTTGAAAAATTTTACCTCTTTTTGCATCTTGTGCACCTTTACGGTTTTGAATATTCTTCCACTTGGAATGGCCTGCCATACTGACTACCCCCTATATGTTTATCCGTTCTACATCATACCATAATTTCGGCCAATGTGAGAGCGCGGACTCTGTAAAAGGGATGAGCTGCTTCGCCTGTCTTTCCCTACTCGTTGGGGATAGCGTGAAGAAATGGAGCCACTCACGTAGTAATTCATTCGGAAACAGTAGCAATGTCTTCGATGCTGCGTCCAACTTTTGCAAGGAAGGCTGTTCATCAAACAAAAAATCAAGATCATAATCGATTTGCGGTAGCACACGGTGAATCCACAGTGCAATTTCAGTACCAGCCGGTCCCGTACAAGCTAGATCGAAGTCGATGAAGCGAATCACACCATGCATATCACGCAAAATATTATGATGCACAACATCTCCATGGAGTAACGTGCCATCCAAATGATCCTGATAGGTTTTTTTGACTACACTAATAGCGTTCAATGCATAAAACAAAATTTCGTCAACTCGGCCTTTTCCAATATACGCCTCACACGCACTGCTAA comes from Sporosarcina sp. FSL K6-3457 and encodes:
- the queA gene encoding tRNA preQ1(34) S-adenosylmethionine ribosyltransferase-isomerase QueA, with product MDVNDFDFDLPEQLIAQTPLVDRTASRLMVLDKTTGQVDHRQFPDLLDELEAGDIVVLNDTRVLPARLMGVKEDTGATIEVLLLKETGADEWETLVKPAKRVKLGTVVTFGDGRLKAECTGLQAQGGRTFKFIYAGIFYEILDALGQMPLPPYITETLDDQARYQTVFAKERGSAAAPTAGLHFTDDILESIRAKGVDIAFVTLHVGLGTFRPVSVDTIEGHTMHAEYYQVTQETADAINGAKARGGRVIAVGTTSSRTLETIASANDGKIIASSGWTSIFIYPGYTFSIVDGLLTNFHLPKSTLIMLISALATREHILAAYQQAVEEKYRFFSFGDAMFIKPSQRKELQ
- a CDS encoding aminoglycoside phosphotransferase family protein yields the protein MDRIDRRMALEGKVEKIKDNVWKLERNGHRFSVKRYHSNSIAMKVKRIHDVLHSMSFLHIVPVESEEDRLLFIQPWLDGAKAVNFKKRADRTDSLAALHALHATQAQIDWHASPYLHPYPLVMKWEDRIVRFREISSACEAYIGKGRVDEILFYALNAISVVKKTYQDHLDGTLLHGDVVHHNILRDMHGVIRFIDFDLACTGPAGTEIALWIHRVLPQIDYDLDFLFDEQPSLQKLDAASKTLLLFPNELLREWLHFFTLSPTSRERQAKQLIPFTESALSHWPKLWYDVERINI
- a CDS encoding ATP-binding protein — translated: MIETLLLNVLFLLFPVLIAVIFFENRLTKSNEYILISISSVVLIFCMAFPFTLETGFIFDLRYIPFIIAALFGGYKMVLPLYLVLNSYRFFIGGEGIYHSLIFSTVIFIVVPLLSRRFIQQNGKSRMIYAVVVTFLVTVFYFITLGFHYPNLTSEFWTLTVYALVIHIIVVSIIMSLIEKVIFNVKTRELYFRSERLKDIGDLSASIAHEIRNPLTVTNGFLQLLKGSKTITADEKGYIEFSLKELERAEKIVSDFLTFSKPQSAHMVYASFKDEITYVENIMKPYAKMNQVDIQVHFTNSLKKKYDENQMQQCFINLFKNGIEAMKDTGGTLSIDVVEHKNNIIIKIKDRGVGMSCEEIAQLGKPYYSTKKEGTGLGMLMVYSTICNVKGTIDVESKVGKGTTFLITIPV
- the ruvB gene encoding Holliday junction branch migration DNA helicase RuvB — protein: MEERVISGEASNFDERFEQSLRPQFLSQYIGQEKVKDNLGVFIEAARGRSESLDHVLLYGPPGLGKTTLASVIANEMDVNIRMTSGPAIERPGDLAAVVSSLEPGDVLFIDEIHRLNRAIEEVLYPAMEDFCLDIVVGKGPSARSIRLDLPPFTLIGATTRAGALSAPLRDRFGVPLRLEFYEVEPLKEIVVRSAGLFEVAIDEQAAVEIARRSRGTPRIANRLLRRVRDFAQVRGNGNITVSTAQQALEMLQVDSHGLDHIDHKLLTGMIERFRGGPVGIDTISASIGEESVTIEDVYEPYLLQIGFIQRTPRGRVATRLAYDHFGYVVPEHHEQ
- the tgt gene encoding tRNA guanosine(34) transglycosylase Tgt; this translates as MAAITYEHIKTCKQTGARLGIVHTPHGSFETPAFMPVGTQATVKTMSPEELKDIGAGIILSNTYHLWLRPGHEIIKEAGGLHKFMNWDRPILTDSGGFQVFSLSKFRKIEEEGVHFRHHLNGSKLFLSPEKAMEIQNALGPDIMMAFDECPPFPATYEYMKASVERTSRWAARCLAAHARPDEQALFGIVQGGEFEELRKQSAKDLVALDFPGYAIGGLSVGEPKDIMNRVLEYTTPLLPADKPRYLMGVGSPDSLIDGAIRGIDMFDCVLPTRIARNGTLMTSEGRLVVRNAKYKNDFGPLDKNCDCYACKNYSRAYIHHLIRTEETFGIRLTTHHNLHFLLNLMEQVRDAIRNDRLGDFREEFFESYGFNKPNAKNF
- a CDS encoding YebC/PmpR family DNA-binding transcriptional regulator; the encoded protein is MAGHSKWKNIQNRKGAQDAKRGKIFQKMSKEIFVAAKSGGPDVALNAALRLAIEKAKSVNVPNDVIKRAIDKATGAGADENYEEVIYEGYGPGGVAVLVYCLTENRNRTAPNVRVAFNKNGGSLGESGSVGYMFDRKGRLFIERTDSTDEDTVMMAALEAGADDIESTEEGFEIVTQPSDFLTVKEALEAEGIVFISAEIEMIPSMYTELSADNEELFDKMLEALEDDDDVQDIYHNAAE
- the ruvA gene encoding Holliday junction branch migration protein RuvA, which translates into the protein MYDYIKGQITRVTPEYITLEQGGIGWLIMTPNPYAFHKTDDIQQVFTYLHVREDIQLLLGFKSLEQRELFKKLITVSGIGPKGALAILASGIPSQVIGAIEREDETFLVQFPGVGKKTARQMILDLKGKLFDLFSEMEMPDDDVTLLTMADNGALDEAILALEALGYSQRELTKVKPKLENEEHDTEGYMKLALKLLLKQ